One Rhizoctonia solani chromosome 3, complete sequence genomic region harbors:
- a CDS encoding Retrotransposable element Tf2 protein: MTPVEREALMEHIDSKLAAGKIVPTTSPAGAPLNAITIKDTYALPRQDKLIEKLCHAKISRKLGLRNGYHNIRIEEGGEWKAAFCTALGHFAPTVMQFGLSNTLAVFMRFMNNIFHDLLDIFVVVYLDDILIFSNSREEHVQHVKEVLSCLLKHNLFCNPAKCYFFVTEVTYNGLVITPDGISMEKDKVQAIMDWPEPQNVKQVQSFLGFANFYCCFVPNFSCLARPLNNLTQKEQPWIWQEEQKAAFDTIKAEICKEPVLAHPDESKPYTLETDASGAAMGAVPSQRKEDGCIHPVAFMLASFSPTELNYDTHDKELLAIIWAFEH, from the exons ATGACCCCTGTGGAAAGAGAAGCACTCATGGAGCACATTGATTCAAAACTTGCAGCTGGAAAGATTGTGCCAACCACCTCACCAGCAGGAGCTCCA CTAaatgccatcacaatcaaggacacATATGCACTACCCAGACAGGACAAGCTAATTGAGAAATTGTGCCATGCTAAGATCTCCAGAAAGCTGGGTTTGAGGAATGGGTATCACAACATCAGAATTGAGGAAGGAGGTGAatggaaggctgcattttgcactgcccttggtcactttGCTCCCACAGTCATGCAATTTGGCCTTAGCAACACCCTGGCTGTGTTTAtgcgcttcatgaacaacatatTCCATGATTTGCTTGATATCTTTGTGGTTGTgtacttggatgacatcctgattttctcaaactcaagagaAGAGCATGTGCAACATGTCAAAGAAGTCTTATCTTGCTTGCTGAAGCATAATCTATtctgcaaccctgccaaatgctacttctttgtcaCAGAAGTCACCTACAATGGTCTTGTGATTACTCCTGATGGCATCTCAATGGAGAAAGACAAGGTGCAAGCAATCATGGACTGGCCTGAACCCCAAAATGTGAAACAGGtgcaatcattcctaggctttgcaaACTTCTACTGTTGCTTTGTCCCCAACTTCTCTTGCTTAGCACGCCCTCTGAATAACCTTACTCAGAAAGAACAACCATGGATCTGGCAAGAGGAacagaaggctgcatttgataCAATCAAGGCTGAGATTTGCAAGGAGCCTGTTCTAGCTCACCCTGATGAATCTAAACCCTacaccttggaaacagatgcttcTGGAGCAGCCATGGGTGCTGTACCATCTCAGAGAAAGGAAGATGGTTGTATACATCCTGTTGCATTCATGTTAGCCAGCTTTTCACCCACTGAGCtgaactatgacacacatgacaaggaactacttGCCATCATTTGGGCATTTGAGCACTGA
- a CDS encoding Retrotransposable element Tf2 protein — translation MSIEPLFCLQSNTSPLLTIDLEGVTGTQTALIYSGSSANFIDPQFAHSHNIPLIELDSPHSVIGINGKEVCNPIRFKAQLVFSSQNRQFSAIFYALPLGNRNLICGTPWLKLANLDIDWTTMKVSLCLATEAQTGSINPEPQNLPVEFQELQKVFSEEFFTTLPEHCPYDISIDLEEDK, via the coding sequence ATGTCTATAGAACCCCTGTTTTGCCTGCAATCCAATACATCACCACTGCTCACAATAGACTTAGAGGGAGTCACAGGCACTCAAACAGCCCTAATTTATTCTGGTTCTTCTGCTAACTTCATTGATCCCCAATTTGCCCATTCTCACAACATTCCACTCATTGAATTGGACTCCCCACACTCTGTCATTGGCATTAATGGCAAAGAAGTCTGCAACCCTATCCGCTTCAAGGCCCAGTTAGTCTTTAGCTCTCAAAACAGGCAATTCTCTGCCATCTTCTATGCTCTTccccttggaaacagaaacCTTATCTGTGGAACCCCCTGGCTCAAATTGGCTAACCTGGACATTGATTGGACCACCATGAAAGTCTCACTCTGCCTAGCTACAGAAGCACAAACTGGCAGCATCAACCCTGAGCCTCAGAATCTCCCTGTTGAGTTTCAGGAACTCCAGAAAGTGTTCAGTGAAGAGTTCTTTACCACACTACCAGAACATTGCCCTTATGACATTTCTATTGACCTGGAAGAGGACAAATAA
- a CDS encoding Retrotransposon-derived protein PEG10, with protein sequence MGRALSVPLQSTFRGLSQTPGPAQVKSKIPAPENNASSFPSDHSHISFILMNLKDGQPKNDDEPTLESWNTFKAAFLHNWSNSAAAQIAEQCLRKRKQLKSASDYATEFRIIASKLEWSDPALIASFHQRLKAEVRSKLIEYTLHKNITALDKFISTTCLIDDMLFEACNELRKDSNSSSISPQCPAQGCSSNFISKKTQEARRNAGECSKCGEKSHKWQDCKNGWQLQTIECSKPESGKAAEVEELELLPQAGKV encoded by the exons ATGGGCAGAGCCTTATCTGTCCCACTTCAGAGCACCTTCAGGGGACTGTCCCAAACTCCTGGCCCAGCCCAAGTGAAATCAAAGatccctgctcctgagaa CAATGCTTCCTCCTTCCCTTCTGATCACAGCCACATCTCCTTTATCCTCATGAACCTAAAGGAtggacaacccaagaa TGATGATGAGCCAACCCTGGAATCTTGGAATACATTCAAAGCAGCATTCTTGCACAACTGGAGCAATTCAGCAGCTGCACAAATTGCAGAACAATGCCTGCGCAAGCGCAAGCAGCTGAAATCAGCAAGTGATTATGCCACAGAATTTAGAATCATAGCAAGCAAACTAGAATGGTCAGACCCTgccctcattgcctccttccACCAGAGGCTCAAGGCAGAAGTCAGAAGCAAGCTGATTGAGTACACCCTGCACAAGAACATCACTGCACTGGACAAGTTTATCTCTACCACCTGTCTAATTGATGACATGCTGTTTGAGGCATGCAATGAGCTAAGAAAagacagcaacagcagcagcatcTCACCACAATGCCCTGCTCAAGGGTGCTCAAGCAATTTTATTTCCAAGAAAACTCAGGAAGCAAGGAGAAATGCTggagaatgttccaagtgtGGAGAGAAGTCTCACAAATGGCAGGACTGCAAGAATGGATGGCAGCTCCAAACAATAGAATGCTCTAAGCCTGAATCAGGGAAGGCtgcagaagtagaagagctAGAATTGCTTCCCCAAGCAGGAAAAGTCTAA
- a CDS encoding Retrotransposable element Tf2 protein, producing MKFQINCYVESCEICQRSKGHVLNYALNLLSIPAGPWEDISYDFIVKFPKCKGYDSILVVVDCFSKMMHLIPCKEAATAEDIAQMFLEHVWKLHGTPKRTVSDKGTTFNSKFLKALYKSLQINPSFSTAYHPQSDGQTEIKNQWLEAHLRPFINHRQSDWVDWLPPAEFAHNNARSEATGKLPFEIVYGHSPVISPLLELTRSPDADDRAKQLAETIQEVQASIKWAQEHYKQANTGKPPPEFQPGDKVWLLASNIILQHPSKKLDHKQYGPFPGIERVGSCAYCLVFPETMKIHDLFHQKEKKRSDGKDEDTWEPAKDLQHCKDKLCHFFANYPDALATNNPVPANAHRVTRGKVVKQLSKSTTAHFVTLQALTTKTCPAKLFLCSPLSQHAYLQLYQCLGLQPLSQH from the exons ATGAAATTCCAAATCAATTGCTATGTGGAGTCTTGTGAAATCTGCCAAAGAAGTAAGGGCCATGTACTCAACTATGCTCTCAACCTGCTTTCTATCCCTGCTggtccctgggaagacatctcatatgatttcattgtcaagtttcccaagtgtaagggttatgacagcatcctggtggttgtagactgcttctcaaagatgatgcacTTGATTCCCTGCAAGGAGGCTGCCACTGCTGAGGACATAGCTCAGATGTTCCTGgagcatgtctggaagctacatggcaCTCCCAAGCGTACTGTGTCTGACAAAGGGACtacattcaactccaagttTCTTAAGGCACTCTATAAATCTCTGCAAATAAATCCTAGTTTCTCTACTGCTTATCACCCACAATCTGATGGGCAAACTGAGATCAAGAACCAATGGCTGGAGGCTCATTTACGTCCCTTCATCAATCATAGACAGTCTGATTGGGTTGATTGGCTCCCACCGGCTGAATTTGCTCATAACAATGCCAGAAGTgaagcaacaggcaaattaCCCTTTGAAATTGTGTATGGCCACTCTCCTGTCATTTCACCACTCCTGGAACTCACCAGATCACCTGATGCTGATGACAGAGCCAAGCAACTGGCTGAGACAATTCAGGAAGTAcaggcatcaatcaaatgggctcagGAGCACTACAAACAGGCAAACACAGGGAAACCACCTCCTGAGTTTCAACCAGGAGACAAAGTTTGGCTTCTGGCTTCCAACATCATATTGCAGCATCCCAGCAAAAAGCTAGACCATAAACAGTATGGTCCTTTCCCTGGCATAGAAAGAGTGGGCTCTTGTGCTTATTGCCTGGTATTCCCTGAGACCATGAAGATACATGATTTGTTCCAT cagaaggagaagaaga GGTCAGATGGAAAGGATGaggacacatgggaaccagccaaGGATCTACAGCAttgcaaggacaaattgtgcCACTTCTTTGCTAATTATCCAGATGCCCTGGCCACCAACAACCCTGTTCCTGCAAATGCGCACAGAGTTACAAGAGGTAAGGTAGTCAAGCAACTCAGCAAGTCCACAACTGCCCACTTTGTCACTTTACAAGCCCTCACCACCAAAACTTGCCCTGCTAAGCTCTTCTTGTGCTCCCCACTATCCCAGCATGCCTATCTTCAGCTCTATCAATGCCTTGGCCTACAACCCTTGTCTCAACATTGA